The Betta splendens chromosome 4, fBetSpl5.4, whole genome shotgun sequence genome contains a region encoding:
- the LOC114853005 gene encoding rho GTPase-activating protein 21 isoform X3 — translation MATFKVLDCMINNNWSLICDLYCAWNNQGKQKDGRSQSEASTAASPGPEEEPFSWPGPKTLHLRRTSQGFGFTLRHFIVYPPESAVHNSLKDEENGSRGRQRNRLEPMDTIFVKQVKEGGPAHGAGLCTGDRIVKVNGESIIGKTYSQVIALIQNSDASLELCVMPKDEDILQLFSRDITALAYSQDAYLKGNEAYSGNAQNIPEPPPICYPRIEVKAVGMAQSSEITAVGETPKGPCQGSARRGGGNENSYRLEIPVPPAPTQQKPQTVVCVCNESGRTAAMPPDPADRGSRVIWTGSSHRTEDNQYGPPADSSSARLRPHISSVPGSAQLQHSPSRPTETPLYPNSSSSKLSVICPDTLSVSLRAPASPDTLSPKANHCSPSSKVPSTSPHQNIDWRNYTTYKDYIDAKRLHTYGCRTIQERLDSLRAAANSSSAYAQQSTQTSSSTKQSGALASQVRRRSMSNDRGVDGSNQGTAVTIPLRSASQERLGAGAERMVTTRNWPRSASQDALPLSPPIGATKPRARSCDYLGQQLGEPSLAVCGEKAGLDERSLLCRGEDARAHRQGAGPRVLPHPNRSLPGQENEGRLSNSSLAASVFTKGLTDSVLPSRTDGLIMRPSRLPVKNSISDPSSVLSSTKDQRAAIIGNHLGYPSPLRLHLRDRADSLKMESRWDSGLPARSSSCSGPSSKLPIQKQLQGRNVPASSASSTTNGAVIQKLKVKETSASIGALVRTNDSFIEGVEGPDATVVVLRKDKHSAAPRIRPPSYVFAVNDNQKAGIHKSPPLVKAGSADGAMCWMSHDSCREMRLRRMGETRQRSDSNNLNDSLDSIPFIDEPSSPSIEQDSTHIPASAVISAAPVITTIPPSPTSPSPLIRRQLSHDQDSLRLTIVESDSVTKSERSRSCDEGLDNYRAESRGRSLIPGLKGLKKAVDRSSEDSGSRRDSSSDIFCDATKEGLLHFKQLSTDKGKRVGGGTRQWKPIFAVLRGNFLCLYKDKKEGHAHVNCQAVEEPLPISIKACLIDISYSDTKRKNVLRLTTSDCEYLFQAEDREDMLEWIRVIQDNSNLDEENAAFTSHDLISRKIKEYNTLMSPTSSKTEPSPKPSRQSLRQTLLGGKAETKATSPHSPKAEQEKKNMHKDDTSPPKDKGTWRKGIPGLMRKPFEKKPSPGITFGVRLDDCPPAQTNKFVPLIVEVCCKLVEERGLEYTGIYRVPGNNAAISNMQEELNNKGMSDIDIQDDKWRDLNVISSLLKSFFRKLPEPLFTNDRYTDFIDANRIEDPVDRLKVLKRLLHELPDHHYETLKFLSAHLKTVAENSEKNKMEPRNLAIVFGPTLVRTTEDNMTHMVTHMPDQYKIVETLIQNYDWFFTEDGNGEPVTVSQEESAVESQPVPNIDHLLTNIGRTGTSQGEVSDSPTSDSARSKGSWGSGKDQCSRELLVSSIFAAASRKRKKSKEKPQPSSSDDDLDSVFPKKEIPGQKPNHHNLHVEAPSETRPSPNMRHQVRADERKENGRAVDLTPKAKREHRNSLFLKDKSTSRHPSPCPSPSPNVCGSPNFSYQTAPKGKSSLSDPPSQLDENASDLGTMSSGASVPRSRPKKWTAGASCDLPAGTCIVLGSGAGASAGAEVSSITSDYSTTSSITFLTGVESSALSPELQGGEEADDERSELISEGRPMETDSESDFPVFAPGGGSSQSTPCPEQSKAKTEARGGAAEGSTTPKLEARRLFPSHRMIECDTLSRRWSLRQKTDSDSSVDGVAGSGERSEGRAEGSTRLARVLEVMKKGRSTSSLSSSSRSESERSEPAWHLKISERLKFRLRTSADDMFTQRNRGADVSGKKKSIRRRHTMGGQRDFAELAVINDWREQGGVDQAAELSALDRLKPRCSSQDFSIRDWITRERRQGSEPSVEVAPKAVPEDDHAEAQEAAPVGPCPPPAQTLTEEHVSSSELQSKSKAALGADAHPHKLSGVQVVRSRFYQYL, via the exons GGAGACAGCGAAACCGTCTGGAGCCAATGGACACCATTTTCGTCAAGCAAGTGAAGGAGGGAGGCCCTGCCCACGGAGCTGGACTCTgtacag GGGATCGGATAGTGAAGGTGAATGGAGAGAGCATCATTGGGAAGACCTACTCGCAAGTCATAGCCCTGATACAGAACAG CGATGCCTCACTGGAACTGTGTGTGATGCCAAAGGATGAGGACATTCTGCAGCTG TTTTCCAGGGATATCACAGCTCTG GCATATTCCCAGGATGCATACCTCAAAGGAAATGAGGCATACAGCGGAAATGCCCAGAACATCCCAGAGCCCCCTCCCATATGCTATCCTCGGATAGAAGTTAAAGCTGTGGGCATGGCCCAGTCATCAGAGATTACAGCAGTCGGAGAGACCCCAAAAGGGCCATGTCAGGGATCAGCAAGACGAGGGGGGGGCAATGAAAACAGTTACCGATTGGAAATCCCTGTTCCACCAGCTCCTACTCAACAGAAACCTCAGacagtggtgtgtgtctgtaacgAGAGCGGGAGGACAGCGGCAATGCCTCCTGATCCAGCTGACAGGGGGTCACGGGTGATATGGACGGGATCCAGCCACAGAACAGAAGACAACCAGTATGGTCCTCCAGCAGATTCCAGCTCTGCCAGACTCAGACCACACATTTCCTCAGTACCTGGCAGTGCACAGCTGCAACACTCCCCCTCCCGCCCCACGGAAACCCCACTCTACCCCAATTCTTCTAGTTCTAAACTCAGTGTGATCTGCCCTGACACCCTATCCGTATCATTACGGGCCCCTGCCTCACCAGACACGCTCTCACCGAAAGCCAACCACTGTTCACCATCATCCAAAGTCCCTTCCACTTCCCCACACCAGAACATTGACTGGAGAAACTACACCACCTACAAGGACTATATTGATGCCAAGAGGCTGCACACATACGGCTGTCGCACCATCCAAGAACGCTTGGACAGCTTGCGGGCAGCTGCTAATTCCAGTTCTGCTTATGCCCAGCAAAGCACACAAACGTCTTCTAGCACAAAACAAAGTGGAGCACTGGCTTCCCAGGTCAGACGGAGGAGCATGTCTAATGACAGAGGGGTAGATGGAAGTAATCAGGGTACTGCAGTGACAATTCCATTGCGTAGTGCCTCCCAAGAGAGGcttggagctggagcagagaggatgGTGACAACCAGGAACTGGCCTAGGAGTGCTTCCCAAGATGCACTGCCGCTGTCCCCCCCTATAGGGGCCACCAAACCAAGGGCGCGTTCTTGTGACTATCTGGGCCAGCAGCTTGGAGAGCCAAGTTTGGCTGTCTGTGGAGAAAAGGCTGGGTTGGATGAGAGGTCGCTGCTGTGCCGGGGTGAGGACGCTAGAGCTCACCGGCAGGGGGCGGGTCCCAGGGTGCTACCTCATCCAAACAGGAGTCTCCCTGGACAGGAGAACGAAGGGCGATTATCAAACTCATCTTTAGCTGCCTCTGTGTTTACTAAAGGTCTGACGGATTCTGTGCTACCATCAAGGACAGATGGTCTCATAATGAGACCTTCACGTCTGCCTGTGAAAAACTCCATTTCAGACCCTTCATCTGTCTTGTCCTCCACAAAAGACCAAAGAGCTGCCATCATTGGCAACCATCTGGGCTACCCTTCTCCTCTGCGCCTGCATCTCAGGGACAGGGCAGACAGTCTGAAAATGGAGAGCAGGTGGGACTCCGGGTTACCAGCAaggtcctcctcctgctctggtcCCTCGTCCAAGCTCCCCATACAGAAACAACTGCAAGGTAGAAATGTCCCTGCTTCTTCTGCGTCCTCCACCACTAATGGAGCCGTGATCCAAAAGCTAAAGGTCAAAGAAACCTCCGCCTCCATCGGTGCCCTTGTACGGACTAACGACAGCTTTATTGAGGGCGTGGAAGGACCAGATGCAACAGTTGTGGTTCTGAGAAAGGACAAACACTCTGCAGCCCCTCGCATTCGGCCACCCTCTTACGTATTCGCCGTTAATGACAACCAGAAAGCAGGGATTCATAAGTCACCACCACTGGTGAAGGCAGGCTCTGCAGATGGAGCCATGTGCTGGATGTCTCATGACAGCTGCAGGGAGATGCGTTTAAGGAGAATGGGAGAAACAAGGCAAAGGTCTGACTCCAATAACCTGAATGACTCTCTGGATTCTATCCCCTTCATAG ATGAACCATCTAGTCCCAGCATTGAGCAGGACAGCACACACATTCCTGCCTCTGCTGTGATATCTGCAGCCCCTGTCATCACCACTATCCCACCTAGCCCCACGTCTCCGTCACCTCTTATTCGACGCCAACTGTCACACGACCAAG ATTCGCTCCGTCTCACAATTGTTGAGTCGGACTCTGTTACAAAATCTGAGCGGTCCAGGTCATGTGATGAAGGTCTGGATAACTACCGGGCAGAAAGCAGAGG GAGGTCTTTGATACCTGGACTGAAAGGTCTTAAAAAG GCTGTGGACAGGTCATCAGAGGATTCGGGTTCCAGGAGAGATTCGTCATCCGACATCTTCTGTGACGCCACCAAGGAGGGTTTGCTGCATTTCAAGCAGCTCAGCACAGACAAGGGCAAG CGTGTTGGAGGAGGAACGCGCCAGTGGAAACCGATTTTTGCCGTTTTACGAGGAAACTTTCTCTGCCTATATAAAGACAAGAAGGAGGGCCATGCTCACGTAAACTGCCAGGCTGTGGAAGAGCCGCTGCCAATTAGCATCAAAGCCTGTTTGATCGACATCTCCTACAGCGACACCAAGAGGAAGAACGTTCTGCGGCTGACGACGTCGGACTGCGAGTACCTGTTCCAGGCGGAGGACCGGGAGGACATGCTGGAGTGGATTAGAGTCATCCAGGACAACAGCAACCTGGACGAGGAG AATGCAGCCTTTACCAGCCATGACCTCATCAGCAGGAAGATCAAGGAGTACAACACCTTGATGAG TCCAACTTCCAGCAAGACAGAGCCCTCGCCCAAACCCTCACGCCAGTCGCTGAGGCAGACACTGCTGGGAGGGAAGGCAGAGACCAAAGCAACGAGTCCGCACTCACctaaagctgagcaggagaagaagaacatGCACAAAG ATGATACCAGCCCTCCCAAGGACAAAGGCACGTGGAGGAAGGGGATCCCGGGGTTGATGAGGAAACCTTTTGAGAAGAAGCCATCTCCTGGAATCACGTTTGGCGTGAGACTGGATGACTGTCCTCCTGCACAAACCAACAAG TTCGTGCCTCTGATTGTGGAGGTCTGCTGtaagctggtggaggagaggggactGGAGTACACAGGCATCTACAGAGTCCCAGGCAACAACGCTGCCATCTCAAACATGCAGGAGGAGCTCAACAACAAGGGCATGAGCGATATCGATATCCAGGATGAT AAATGGAGGGACCTCAACGTGATCAGCAGTTTGCTTAAGTCCTTCTTCCGTAAGCTTCCAGAGCCGTTATTCACTAATG ATAGGTACACAGACTTCATAGACGCCAACAGAATAGAGGACCCAGTGGACAGACTCAAAGTGCTTAAAAGACTG CTTCATGAGTTGCCAGATCATCACTATGAAACCCTCAAGTTCCTCTCAGCTCATctgaaaactgtggctgaaaaCTCAGAGAAAAACAAG ATGGAACCGAGGAACCTTGCTATCGTGTTTGGTCCCACTCTGGTTCGCACCACTGAGGACAACATGACCCATATGGTGACGCACATGCCGGACCAGTACAAGATCGTGGAGACTCTTATTCAGAAT TACGACTGGTTTTTCACTGAAGATGGAAACGGAGAGCCAGTG ACCGTGTCTCAGGAGGAGAGCGCAGTGGAGTCTCAGCCGGTGCCAAACATCGACCACCTCCTCACCAACATCGGCCGCACGGGCACGTCGCAGGGTGAAGTATCAG ATTCACCGACTAGTGACTCTGCTAGATCCAAG GGTTCCTGGGGTTCAGGGAAGGACCAGTGCAGCCGAGAACTCCTGGTCTCATCCATCTTTGCTGCAGCCAGTcgcaaaagaaagaaatcaaaggAGAAGCCGCAGCCTAGCAGCTCAGACGACGACTTGGATTCTGTGTTCCCAAAGAAGGAAATCCCTGGTCAGAAGCCAAACCACCACAATCTCCACGTCGAGGCTCCTAGCGAGACTCGTCCCAGCCCCAACATGAGGCACCAAGTGCGAGCCGATGAGAGGAAGGAGAACGGGAGAGCTGTGGACCTGACGCCCAAAGCCAAGAGAGAGCATAGAAACTCTTTATTCCTGAAGGACAAGTCGACCTCCAGACATCCCTCACCTTGCCCCTCTCCATCCCCGAACGTCTGTGGCTCTCCTAACTTCAGCTACCAAACTGCTCCTAAGGGGAAGTCCTCCCTGTCGGATCCTCCATCACAGCTGGATGAAAACGCCTCCGACCTCGGGACCATGAGCTCTGGAGCCTCAGTGCCACGCTCACGACCTAAAAAGTGGACTGCGGGTGCGTCCTGTGACCTTCCGGCAGGTACGTGTATTGTACTGGGATCAGGTGCCGGAGCATCAGCCGGTGCAGAGGTGAGCTCCATCACCTCCGACTATTCCACCACTTCATCCATCACGTTCCTAACTGGAGTGGAGTCCAGCGCGCTCAGCCCGGAGCTGCAGGGTGGGGAGGAGGCGGACGACGAGCGCAGTGAGCTCATCAGCGAGGGGCGACCCATGGAGACCGACAGCGAAAGCGACTTCCCGGTGTTTGCTCCAGGAGGTGGCAGCAGCCAGTCGACACCCTGCCCGGAGCAGAGCAAGGCCAAGACGGAAGCAAGAGGTGGTGCAGCTGAGGGGAGCACCACACCGAAACTGGAGGCGCGGCGCCTTTTTCCATCACACAGGATGATCGAGTGTGACACCCTCTCCAGGCGGTGGTCTCTGAGACAGAAAACGGACAGCGACTCCTCGGTGGACGGAGTGGCCGGGAGCGGAGAGCGCAGCGAGGGCAGGGCGGAGGGCTCCACTCGGCTGGCTCGCGTTCTGGAGGTGATGAAGAAAGGGCGGTCGACGAGCAGCCTCAGCTCGTCGTCACGCAGCGAGTCGGAGCGCTCCGAGCCGGCCTGGCACCTTAAGATCAGCGAGAGGCTCAAGTTCAGGCTGCGCACGTCGGCTGATGACATGTTCACCCAGAGGAACCGAGGCGCGGACGTGAGTGGGAAGAAGAAAAGCATCCGGCGGAGGCACACCATGGGCGGGCAGAGGGACTTTGCAGAGCTGGCGGTCATTAATGACTGGAGGGAGCAGGGGGGGGTGGACCAGGCGGCTGAACTGTCAGCTCTGGACCGGCTCAAGCCCAGGTGCTCCTCTCAGGACTTCTCCATCCGAGACTGGATAACCAGGGAACGACGCCAAGGCTCCGAGCCCAGCGTGGAAGTCGCGCCCAAAGCAGTCCCTGAGGACGACCACGCGGAGGCTCAGGAGGCCGCTCCGGTGGGACCTTGTCCTCCGCctgcacagacactgacagagGAGCACGTCAGCAGCAGCGAGCTGCAAAGCAAAAGCAAGGCAGCACTGGGAGCAGACGCTCACCCACACAAACTCTCTGGAGTGCAAGTGGTTCGCTCGCGGTTCTACCAATATCTGTGA